In Hahella sp. KA22, one genomic interval encodes:
- a CDS encoding alpha-amylase family glycosyl hydrolase: MAESSAMQGQMRPSDWSDGGVIYQIYPRSFCDSNGDGVGDLNGITEKLDYIASLGVDAVWISPFFKSPMKDFGYDVADYCDVDPIFGTLADFDRMLAAMHDRGLKLLIDLVPCHTSDEHPWFQQSRSDRSNPKADWYVWRDAKPDGSPPNNWRAHFGGPSWTWDGRRAQYYLHHFLPGQPNLNYRNPAVTEAMLAQAEFWFKRGVDGLRIDAIATLAYDPELRDNPARDLDDPFRQSAAARANPFHLQHHRHSFNQHEEVVAFLTRLRALADRYEGRFLLGEVGGDGMAVSAEYTAGEDRLQSCYNFSLLGAPISGRVVKDIVTAVLAEVGPGKLTFAVGNHDVMRVTSRWAAEASPAQQQTLAKTALTLLMTLPGKACVYQGEELGLTQADLPYELLQDPEGINGWPHAKGRDGCRTPMPWRDDVAGGGFSVGKSWLPLPEEHLAAAANRQEDAADSVLRYTRQALALRKGRPELRRGRTELLNAPDELFVILRKEGDGQVLGIFNLSPKAQTFALPGKRWSEPLLASEATVANGVVTLPAFSCCLLENVK, translated from the coding sequence ATGGCGGAGAGTAGTGCAATGCAGGGACAAATGCGGCCTTCGGATTGGAGCGACGGCGGCGTGATCTATCAGATTTATCCGCGCAGTTTTTGCGACTCCAACGGCGATGGCGTCGGGGATTTGAACGGCATTACGGAAAAGCTGGACTATATCGCCAGCCTGGGCGTGGACGCCGTGTGGATTTCGCCATTCTTCAAGTCCCCCATGAAGGACTTCGGCTATGACGTGGCGGACTACTGCGACGTCGACCCCATCTTCGGCACGCTGGCGGATTTTGATCGCATGCTGGCGGCGATGCATGACCGTGGCCTGAAGCTGCTGATCGATCTGGTTCCCTGCCATACTTCTGATGAACATCCCTGGTTTCAGCAAAGCCGCTCTGACCGCAGCAATCCCAAGGCGGACTGGTATGTGTGGCGCGACGCCAAGCCGGACGGCAGTCCTCCCAATAACTGGCGCGCCCACTTCGGCGGACCTTCCTGGACCTGGGACGGTCGCCGCGCCCAGTACTATCTGCATCACTTCCTGCCGGGCCAGCCCAACCTGAATTACCGCAATCCGGCGGTGACGGAAGCCATGCTGGCGCAAGCGGAATTCTGGTTCAAGCGGGGGGTGGACGGCCTGCGCATAGACGCTATCGCCACGTTGGCTTACGACCCTGAATTGAGGGATAACCCGGCGCGGGATCTGGATGATCCATTCAGGCAATCCGCTGCGGCGCGCGCCAACCCGTTTCATTTACAGCACCATCGGCACTCATTCAATCAACATGAGGAGGTGGTGGCGTTCCTGACTCGTCTGCGGGCCTTGGCGGATCGTTATGAAGGTCGTTTTCTGCTCGGCGAGGTAGGCGGTGACGGTATGGCGGTAAGCGCTGAATACACAGCGGGCGAAGACCGTCTGCAGTCCTGTTACAACTTTTCCCTGTTGGGCGCGCCCATCAGCGGCCGGGTGGTGAAGGACATTGTAACGGCGGTGCTGGCGGAGGTGGGGCCCGGCAAGCTGACTTTCGCTGTAGGCAACCACGATGTGATGCGGGTGACATCGCGCTGGGCGGCCGAGGCGTCGCCGGCGCAGCAACAGACTTTGGCGAAAACCGCGCTGACCTTGCTGATGACGCTGCCGGGCAAGGCCTGTGTGTATCAGGGCGAAGAGCTGGGCCTGACGCAGGCGGACCTGCCTTATGAACTATTGCAGGACCCGGAAGGCATTAATGGCTGGCCGCACGCCAAAGGCCGCGACGGCTGCCGCACACCGATGCCCTGGCGCGATGATGTCGCTGGCGGCGGCTTCAGCGTTGGGAAGAGCTGGTTGCCATTGCCTGAAGAACATCTTGCTGCGGCGGCGAATCGTCAGGAAGACGCGGCGGATTCGGTGCTGCGCTATACCCGACAGGCGCTGGCGCTGCGCAAAGGGCGGCCGGAGCTGCGTCGGGGACGTACGGAGCTGCTGAACGCTCCGGATGAGTTGTTTGTCATTTTGAGAAAAGAAGGCGATGGCCAGGTATTAGGAATATTTAACCTGTCGCCTAAGGCGCAGACGTTCGCCTTGCCTGGAAAACGCTGGAGTGAGCCATTACTCGCTTCTGAAGCGACTGTCGCCAATGGCGTCGTCACACTTCCCGCCTTCTCCTGCTGCCTGTTGGAGAATGTGAAATAG
- a CDS encoding LacI family DNA-binding transcriptional regulator has protein sequence MKTTIKDVAKRTGVSIATVSRVINGLGGYSNDTRKKVLSAIDEMGFRPNAVARGLVSKKTHTIGVMLPDVSGMLAAEILKGIESVAKEQRYSVIVCNTNYSGDRSQEYVRTLKEKQVDGVLAVSEYMTPEKSKALLSLNLPVVLISTLSYSYPFPYVKVDDKQAAYSAVCHLIDKGHRRIAMISGDRADLIAGAPRIEGYVQALRDHGLSVDESLIRFRAEFESFGFHSGALCMERLLQDKPGQFSAVFAASDELAMGALSCAHRHGLRTPDDLSIIAYDDTRIAEMATPPLTALHQPLFAMGSRATEMLLDMSAAGTLEAESVIIPHRIIERESVRTI, from the coding sequence ATGAAAACCACTATCAAAGACGTCGCCAAACGCACAGGCGTCTCTATCGCCACCGTGTCCCGGGTGATCAATGGCCTGGGCGGTTACTCCAACGACACGCGCAAAAAAGTGTTATCCGCCATCGACGAAATGGGCTTTCGTCCCAACGCAGTGGCGCGGGGTCTGGTCAGTAAAAAAACCCATACTATCGGGGTCATGTTACCGGACGTTTCCGGCATGCTGGCGGCGGAGATCCTCAAAGGAATCGAATCCGTGGCGAAAGAGCAGCGTTACAGTGTGATCGTCTGCAACACCAATTATTCCGGCGACCGTTCTCAGGAATACGTGCGAACGCTGAAAGAGAAGCAAGTAGACGGCGTGCTCGCGGTCAGCGAATACATGACGCCGGAGAAAAGCAAAGCGCTGTTGAGTCTGAACCTGCCCGTCGTGCTGATTTCCACCCTGTCCTACTCCTATCCCTTCCCCTACGTGAAAGTGGATGACAAGCAGGCCGCCTACAGCGCCGTCTGCCATCTCATCGACAAAGGCCACCGCCGCATCGCCATGATCAGCGGCGACCGCGCCGATCTGATCGCCGGCGCACCCCGCATTGAGGGCTATGTTCAAGCGCTGCGAGACCATGGCCTCAGCGTCGATGAATCGCTGATTCGATTTCGGGCGGAATTTGAATCTTTCGGATTTCACAGCGGCGCGCTGTGCATGGAAAGATTACTGCAGGACAAACCAGGCCAGTTCAGCGCTGTATTCGCCGCCAGCGACGAATTGGCCATGGGCGCGTTGTCCTGCGCTCACCGCCATGGCCTCCGCACCCCGGATGACCTGTCGATCATCGCTTACGACGACACCCGCATCGCGGAAATGGCGACGCCGCCGCTCACTGCGTTACATCAGCCGCTGTTCGCCATGGGCAGCCGTGCGACGGAAATGTTGTTGGACATGTCAGCCGCCGGAACCCTGGAAGCCGAGAGCGTGATCATCCCGCACAGGATTATTGAGCGGGAGTCAGTCCGGACGATCTGA
- a CDS encoding M12 family metallopeptidase — protein sequence MGLGCIRNGGTAMVYRMSWDGKFSERETNVGGPWPNGVVKVFVPEGLDREYVQTVRATFRRWEHCVLEYWGTQLIKFVEVGAAGNGVATLNFASNSADIGYFPGASTKLGVNGKANIKSLPHEVGHALGLAHEHERDDAPESVLHTWGANKMALDAYKLNKRNSTRKFETYSTDFDPKSIMMYADQAVVLLDSVDNTRYGGCKIDPGHVVSGDWNPSMGDLEVLGRIYRHYSTI from the coding sequence ATGGGATTGGGATGTATAAGAAACGGCGGTACCGCGATGGTTTACCGCATGAGTTGGGACGGTAAATTCTCTGAAAGAGAAACCAATGTCGGCGGCCCCTGGCCGAACGGCGTGGTGAAGGTGTTTGTGCCCGAGGGGCTGGACAGGGAATATGTACAGACCGTGCGCGCGACTTTCCGCCGCTGGGAACACTGCGTTCTGGAATATTGGGGCACGCAGCTGATCAAATTCGTTGAAGTAGGCGCGGCGGGTAACGGCGTGGCCACCCTCAATTTCGCCAGCAACTCTGCGGATATTGGGTATTTTCCCGGCGCCAGCACCAAGCTGGGGGTTAATGGCAAAGCCAATATCAAATCGCTGCCCCATGAAGTAGGACATGCTTTGGGGTTGGCTCATGAGCACGAACGCGATGATGCGCCCGAGAGCGTGCTCCACACCTGGGGGGCCAACAAAATGGCGTTGGACGCCTACAAGCTGAACAAGCGCAACAGCACCCGCAAGTTTGAAACCTATAGCACCGACTTCGATCCCAAATCCATCATGATGTATGCGGATCAGGCGGTGGTGCTCCTGGATTCCGTCGACAATACCCGCTACGGCGGTTGCAAGATTGATCCCGGCCATGTGGTCAGCGGCGACTGGAACCCCAGTATGGGCGATCTGGAAGTGCTTGGCCGCATTTATCGGCACTATTCCACGATTTAG